AacatgttgctgcgttcgcagacctcggagtcaccttcgttTGTATTTACGTTCCATTGATTCCTTCTCATTCTggaacaatattgtatttattttgtttaactactcttagaaaggcttatgacttgtaccaccggttttgggaattgtgatttattgaaagttatttaatttgaagttagTAAATGTTAATAttatttcagtaaatgttaggcttacctagtttagagactaggtgtcatcacgattcTTTCGgaagaattttgggtcgtgacattgaccAAGTAAAAGCTTCAATTCAATCAATTCTCGACTTAACGGATAGAAATTCCAGCCTActctgttaattttttttttaaaaatgtaataCGCGAAGACAATGATAATAAACACTACAACTTGGCACTAATCTCCTTAGTGGAACATATTTCATGTCTCACAACCAATTACTTTGTTTATGAATGTAAAAGCTTTGCTTGGCTGAATGTATTTTTAGGCGAAATcataagttttgcttggcttgattGGCAGATGAGGAAGAGGCAGTATAATGCCTAGAAAAACTGTATATTTCGTAAAATGCAATAAGAAATGAAGCACATCAATGACACAATTAACAAGTGGGAAAGATGGTACCCTACAAGATAGTAGATACTAATGGGTGCTCCAGGATCAATGCCATTACTATATCAGTCCTACTAAACACTAATGAGTCTTTGGACAAAAGGTTATGGTCAGGGCTGCCACGACTTAATTAAGGCAATAATACAAGGATTTTTGCACTAGCAGTGCAATTAAATTGGTTATAACATAATCTCTATTTTTTAGACTTGATATGAAGAGTTATCTATCTTTGTAGGTTAACCTGATATAGTAAAAGCTTTTTACACTATCAGAACATAAAGTTTTAATAGTAGACTATTACCTACTTCAGGAGGTGTATAAATAACCATAAATCTGGAAAAAAGTTTAATAACGACTACTAGTTCAAGAGCTAAAATTGATACAGTTACTATATCTCCAGATGTTTGTCAATAGCCTTTTCATTCAAAGGTACCCCGTAACAAACTATGCTCTGGTTTTTCTGAAGAACCTTTTCCTCTCTTGATCTATCAAGGGTATGGTGTAATATATTCTAACAAACCAGACCGGACTCTGTTTTTTTCTATTGATTTCTAAGATAATTTTGAAGTTAACCAACAAAGTATGAGCACAGAGCCTATTAGATTTTTGTCTTTTGTTTGATTACTTAAGAATCGATGCCAACTTAATGAACGATGAGTATGTTCTAATAGCAGAAAATGGAActtaatagtaacttccttgtcACTATAAAATATTTACTAGAGTTAAtcccatcaaaagaaaaaaaaaaatccctgGAGATATACAATGTTTTTTGTCTTATGCAACGTTCTAACTTCTTATACTTTATTTGGTGTGCCTACTCCTAATGAAAAGGAATTATTATCCATTTTTTTTAGGGGGAGCAGCAAGTTGTTAATGTTAGTTTGTCTGCAACAAATAAATATAGCTAATCCAAGTAAGCATGTCAAAGAGAAGTCAACTCCAGTACATTAAACATGACACTTGCATCGCTTgatttttcacaattttacaattaaaaaaaaacccaaaactTTTACGATGtactgaaaagaaaaacaaagagcgaacagcTAAACAAACCACAACCTTGAAACCTTagcttaaattaattatatccAACATATGCATGGTTTTAGAGAAAGAAAGGAGGAAATTGTTCTTTAGTAATCAGCGGTGGGGAGCTGCTCGTGAGTGTTGTCACCAATGAAGATAATTTCATAAACCAAAGCAGCAGTGGCAGCACCAACAAATGGTCCGAGCCAGTAGACCCAGTGGCTGTTCCATGTCCAGCTAACCACTGCTGGACCAAAAGACACAGCAGGGTTCATTGATGCACCATCAAAGGCTCCACCGGCCAAGATATTGGCACCCACAATGAAACCAATAGCAATTGGGGCAATAATTCCCAAATTGCCCCTCTTAGGATCAACTGCAGTTGCGTAGACGGTGTAAACAAGGCCAAAGGTCATCACTATCTCAAAAACAACTGCGTTCCATGGGGTAACTCCTGTTGAGAGTGCGAATGCCGATGTTTCCTGCATCATTTTTAAGTAATTTCATCAGTAAAACTTTAGGAATAAACTGATCAGTACAAACACATAAATGAGAGTAATTTTCTTTATTAATTACCAATCCACCAGTGGCAAACTTGAGGAGCACGCAAGCGACGACAGATCCAAGCAATTGGGCAATCCAATACAAAACACTCCTGAAAAGGGTAATGTGACCTCCCACGAAAGCACCAAATGTGACCGCAGGATTTACATGACCTCCAGAAATGTTTGCTCCTACTGAAACTGCCACAAAAAGGgcaaaggcatgggctatagccgCCGAAATCAATCCAGCAGGCGTGGCTGCTCCTCCATTTGTTAGCTTACCTGTGAAGAGTACCAATATTTATTATTACAGGTTAAAATTTAGTAATAGTATAAACAAAAATTATAAGTCAGTTTATGTAAGTTAAGTCATGGACTAACCGAAGGCCATGCCAGAGCCTTCACCGGCAAAAACAAAGATGAGCATTGAAATGAACTCAGCTAGTGCAGCCTTGAGAGCATCAGGCTGGCTAGCCTCTGCTAAATTTCCGAGGGTAATTTTTGAAATCGGCATTAtcttttcttcttaaaattttatgtTTTCTTTGATTGTGACTCTGTTTATTTCCTAGCAGCTATATGGCACTTCAATATATATAGTGGACTAAATAAGAGGAAACCATTGGGCTGGAAACCACCTGTCATTGTCCCTTAGGCGCGCCTCCAATTTGTTTGGATGCTGACACGTGGCATATCATGGAATCCCTTTTGTTGGAATTGGTTGATATAAGGATTTGAacttttaggggtcgtttggtcaaAAACTAAGTTATACAtggattatattttatgaattagtAATACAAATATTATTTCTTGTTGAGTGTTTTGTTCACGCTTCgtatgtgattttggacttaagacgTATGTCttaatattgatttggaggtccgtagatcattttggcttgaattgacggaagttggaaagttgagaggtttgatcgagagttgactttgttgatatcaggttcggattgTAGCTCTAGGAGTTGGAATatgtctgttgtgtcatttgggactaatgtgcaaaatttgagttcattcggaGTCGATTTGGTATGGTttggcattagttttagaagttcggggttcattattttcattaggcttgaattgatgtgcgaTGTTGTTTAAGGTGCATTGCACTAAAATTGGATTTGCAAGATattagttaaaatatttttttaatttttaaactaaaaaataatGAGTTTACCATTATACCCTTGGATGCTTGATTTTCATAGGCTTCTAGAAAAAAAATAAGGACAATTTTGTCCTTTTGATGCTTTATCTATGTAGAGATTATACATGGATTATGTATTCCATATTAATAGTGGTATTAAGTTATACCAAAATTGTTGTATAACTTTATACTAGGATTAACTTAACAAGAATAGAAAAGTAAACCAAGCAATGTATAATTATTACAACTCCTTTATAGTAGTATTAATACAGTTTAATCAACTATATCAATTTATCCTTAGGTTATGATGTCGAGCTTGAAACTTGgcttcatttgatttttttaagaTTGAGACGTCTGAATCTAAATATGCATCtaaatatcaagatgtgtattaagattaagagatctgaatctgaatatacatctgaatatattaagatgtgtattaagatctaaacagaaataattaagactgtttgatttttaacatttGAATGTATAAAagttatctttatttgaaaattaataaacttAAAATTCAGATGAAATaactaatctaatattctatcaataaaatatgtAGCTTTTTAAAATATGATTTTGTTGGTGGTGATGGTTAACAGGTGAATGCCGATTAGaggcggtggttggtggtagttttggttgatgatagtggttcatgctagtagctagtagtgattgGTAGTGGTGGCGATCACTActaaaaaaactagggtttagCGACGGACAAAATCTGTAACTAAACAGAAAAATCCGTCGCTAATCTTATTTAGCGACGGATTATCAAAAGATTCTTCTAGCAACGAGcattttagcgacagattagcaaCGACGTTCGTAGCTAAATCCAGTTTTTTTTGTAGTggattatgattgaggatggtggtggtaattgatgatagttaataatggcgggTGGTGGTAGTAATTGTGACTGAGGAAGGTGGTGAGGTGGTGGGTTGGTGGTGGTAGGTTATAATGATGGGCAGTGTCAGTtgtggttgttgatggtgatgagGTGgtcagttgtggtagttgaggtggatgagtgttTATTGTAGGGGAGAATGATGGTGGTCGGAGTGGTGGGAATAGTGGATGGTGATGGTCGATAATGGTGGCGGCTATGATTATGATTAAGGATGATGGTGGCGTGgcggtggtggtggtggaggcAGAGGTGGTGGTGGcggcatggtggtagttgataatgataGGCGGTGAcggcagttaataatgaatatgtgatagcatcttaatgaaattaagtttctgttatagatcttaatcatagaGACTTATTCAGACTCATTAAGTGATTGTAAAGTAAAAAaaacacttaatgattaagatctgaataattaagattcagactttaaaaacgAACGCACTTAATGTTTGAGATCtcaataattaagattcagacctccattaagtgcaaataaatgaggatagGTCAATTTAATCTGATAAGAGAAAAAAATTTATACACCACAGAATTTAAActtgaaaaaatcgaaaaaaggaATGAGGTTAGGATATACAGCCGACCAAAAATAAGGAAAATGATAATAGGGTCCATCAAAATGATTGTTGCTCGAACCGACCATATAGCCGACTGTGGAATCTATGATAGCGACAACCATGGTCAGCTATGGACTTAATGGTTAGTTGCATCAGTTAATCAAAAATCCTTTTGTGCTTAATTACAGATTATTTTTTAGAGTGAAAGACATTATGTTAAATACATGAAGGATCCTTTTATTATGGGTTTTTTTACCCCTCCAAGTTTGGCTAGATATAAATATGTGAATCTTGATAATAAGTTTCTaagatcaatttttttttttttggttttccacCCGATGTTTGGTATCCGTATTAGAGCCCGATTATATCTGGATTCGCGCATCGTATGGCCCCATTCTGTgggaagcgctccctaccaaggatttttccataccaagggctcgaactcgagacctctgaTTAAGGAAAAAATAGTCTCATTcactgcaccacatcctttggtggtCTTTAAGATCAATATGATTAAACCAAATATGACTTGTTATCAATTGAGTGACATCAATATGGAGAAATTTCAACATTTTCTTCTATAAGTTTCCAATCTCTTGTTGCAATCTTgaagggagggggaggggggggggggggaatcagCTTTTCGAAATGCAAAAGAAGATTAAGCCAAAGGATGATCCAGCCTACATcaaaacaatcaaaaataaaagtaagagaaaatactgatttttaatatactccctccgttcatttTTAGTTGTTCACTTTTGATTTTGCACAccctttaagaaaaaataaataaaatatatattttataattttacccGTGATAATGATAGTATTTTCAAAAGTCTTGAAAATAATCTGGGGGATAAGAAGTTAATAATAAgagtaaaatagtaaaaaaaaaaaaaagattatctTTCTCATGATTTAATATAgtagacaaataaaaataaaaatatatttttagtatagttGACAAGTAGaataaacggagggagtactatagTTTCAATCAAGAAAGGACAGCCACAAGTATAAGTTTCTTTAAAAAGGAGAGGAAGGGTGGTGGCTTGTAATTATAATATAAACAAAGGTATTATGCTGTCTTTATCAATGGTTTTAATTTCGTACATGAACAGTCCAAGATGCTTTTCAATATGGATTGATCGAAAACTGAGGGCCAATGAGCTGTTACGTTCAATTATAGTAGTGAGTGGGTACGTAATGGTGGACTTGGTGCTTTACCActtgataaaagaaaaatgagtTTTGTGATTTAACAAACCAAAAGCACCAATTACGCATTAATTTATCATATCTTCTGATAATACTATACAGAAATTAATTAAGTTTCCTGCTTTCGTTTTTCTAAATTATCTTCTACTATTTAAATTATTTTGGGCGGCTAAGCTAACAACTTTGCTGAATTTGTTCAAGAAATGCTGGACGTCCTTGTTTGTTTGGACATTCTAAAAGGAATATTAGCATTTTTTAAGCTTTATTAAACCATTTTCACAATCTATGAAATTTTCCAGTTTTGGTAAGAAGAACTAATGAAGAACCGTTTGTGAAAAGGTAATTGTAATGTTACTTTCGCCATATATGTTTCTCAGATTACATGAATGGCTTCTAATTTATCTTTTTAGTctcattttaaaaaaatcatattGACAAGCATTTTCGTGGGAAAATATGTGAAGGTATTAGATACTATTGGGATGAAAAACCAGTTAGATGAAAGTACTAAATCAATTGACCCTCCAGAGTGAATACTAATACCACTTAAAGACAGATAGTCAATGCTGCTCCACAAGCGCTTAAAGAAATGGTACAAAATAACCCGTTACGAtttgaatagaagaaaataactcTACAAGATCTTCTTTGTTACATTATCGATCTCCAATGCGTTAAGATAAATACCTTAGTGAGTATTGATAATTAAAAAAGTATGATTAAATGTTTACAGAACCAAGTCCTCAATGTAGTTGCTTAACTGTTTCGAAGAACCATCTCCTTAGGAGAAAGAATCAGCTCCTCCTGAGTGATACTTGTACGTCTGTAAAAGACACTAACTTTATCTTAAAGTTACCAAGGTTCGGGTTTGGTGGAAGATGTCTACTATAAGTAATAAGGGTCGTTGCTTAAGAAGATATGGATAATTCAGTTACAGACTAAAGTCCAAAAGCTTATGGAATCCTTAGAACAGTAGGAGTCCTATCAAAGAGGAAGCTGGCTATGAATAGGACTCCTAGAAGATCTCAAGTTGTGTTTTAAATAGGATCGACTTTGGATTTCTAACTATCCTTTTACATATCAACTAAAGAGTCATAAGTTGTTTACTTGTATTGAGTACTTGTCTTGTATTCTTCCCGAGTCAGTCTAGTGAATGTGTTTTAGGTAATTGAGTTGTAATCAAGTGTCATAAACAATCAGTGAGTTGTGTGAGTATTTTgctttacaagttagagtaacttgtgaATCAAATAGGAGTAGTAGGAGTACTGGAGAGTATTTGATTACAGTCTTATAATTGATACATTTGGCTCAGTGTTCTAGTAGAGTTAGAGCTGAAAATCCTACGTGGTAGGTTttgttttttttaccttttgagtcgggtgatttttcatgtaaaaattaTTGTGTTCATTTTATTGCTTGTTTGCTTTACCCTTAAGGAACACGGTgaagaaccaagttctttagtAATTCATATGGACACTCAAACTAACATATCTCATGTGAAAAGAGTCATATATATCTAAAGCAATGGTAGTAATAGCGCATATAACTACCTACACGTACGCTTGTATAACACTAACTTGGTTAGCCCTTCTTACTGTAGAAATCCACCATTGTTGAGTGGAAGAAGCTCACTGAGAGAATCGAAGAAGAACTATTACAGCTGTACAAATGAATTAATTACGTGTTAATTTCTACACCCCCCTCCTTCAAGCTAGGTGTAGTAAAAATGTTCAGAACACCTAGCTTGGACATCAAATGATAGTGTTGAGTAGTTCCTAGTCCTTTTGTGAGCAAATCTTCTTCCTGTTCTTCCGTTGGCACATATGTTGGATGTATCAATCCATGTTGCACCTTTTCCCTCACGAAATGGCAATCTATCTCTATATGTTTCGTTCGTTCATGAAACACTAGGATGTTAGCTATCTGCATGGCTGTTTTACTGTCTGTATGAAGTTGAATTGGAGTAGCAACCTTTATTCCCAATTCTCTGAACATTCCAACCAACCATATCAACTCAGACACAGTCAAGGCCATGCTTCTATACTCAGATTCTGCTGAACTCCTTTGCATTGTGGCTTGCTTCTTAGATTTCCAAGATATTAGTGATCCAACAAACTTCACAAGGTACCCAGTGACTGATTTTCTGGAGTTAGGACAACTTTCTCAGTCTGAATCACAATGTGCACTAAGAGTCATGTCCCCAATTGCGCTCATAAGAATCCCAAGCCCTGGCTCATTCTTCACATATCTGACTACCCTGTATGCTGCTTCAAGATGAGACTGCTTGGGAGCTTGCATAAATTGACTTAGAGTCTGCACACTATAAGCAATATTGGGTCTTGTCAAGGTCAAGTATAAAAGCTTTCCAATCAACTTCTGATAGCTCCTCACATCTGCTAGTGTTGGATCATTGTCCAGATGACAATGTTCATCATACTCAACAATTGTAAGTTGTTTATTTTGTTCCATTGTTGTAATAGTAGGCTTGGCACCAGACAGTCCCAATTCTGCTGTAACTTCTAGAGCATACTTCCTTTGGCATAAAAGAATTCCTTTTGCAGACCTGCAAACCTCAATGCCC
Above is a window of Nicotiana tabacum cultivar K326 chromosome 8, ASM71507v2, whole genome shotgun sequence DNA encoding:
- the LOC107807226 gene encoding aquaporin TIP1-2, whose amino-acid sequence is MPISKITLGNLAEASQPDALKAALAEFISMLIFVFAGEGSGMAFGKLTNGGAATPAGLISAAIAHAFALFVAVSVGANISGGHVNPAVTFGAFVGGHITLFRSVLYWIAQLLGSVVACVLLKFATGGLETSAFALSTGVTPWNAVVFEIVMTFGLVYTVYATAVDPKRGNLGIIAPIAIGFIVGANILAGGAFDGASMNPAVSFGPAVVSWTWNSHWVYWLGPFVGAATAALVYEIIFIGDNTHEQLPTADY